A single region of the Pseudomonas marginalis genome encodes:
- the mrdA gene encoding penicillin-binding protein 2: protein MPEPIPIKDHEKENRLVNKRLLACALLVIGITCALVGRMYFLQVVQFDYHSTISENNRVHVLPITPTRGLIYDRNGVVLADNRPSYNLTITRERTTDLKGELDAIVNLLHLPVEDRALFDKALKQARHPFVPVTLFYELTEEQVALLAVNEFRLPGVDVEPQFVRHYPLGAHFAHSIGYVGRINEKESKALDSVEYRGTQSIGKTGIERFYESELHGHVGYEEVETNAQGRVLRVLKHTDPIPGKNIVLSLDVKLQEAAEEALGDRRGSVVALDPQTGEVLAMVSKPSFDPNLFVTGISFKEYAALHDSIDRPLFNRVLRGLYAPGSTIKPEVAIAGLDSGVVTPQTRVFDPGYYQLPDFDHKYRNWNHSGDGWVDMDAAIMRSNDTYFYDLAHKLGIDRLHDYLAEFGLGQKVSLDMFEESAGLMPSQAWKRATRRQPWFPGETVILGIGQGYMQVTPLQLAQATALIANKGVWNRPHLAKTINGEPPVDQNPMPNVVLKDPRDWEQVNHGMQLVMHDPRGIARAAAQGAQYRIAGKSGTAQVVAIKQGERYNREKTLERHRDNALFVGFAPAEHPKIVISVMIENGEAGGRVAGPVVRQIMDAWLLDQDGHLKPQYATPAKAPGDPHV from the coding sequence ATGCCTGAACCGATACCGATTAAAGATCACGAAAAAGAAAACCGCCTGGTCAACAAGCGCCTGCTCGCTTGTGCGTTGTTGGTGATAGGCATTACGTGTGCCCTGGTGGGGCGTATGTATTTCCTTCAAGTCGTACAGTTCGACTACCACTCCACGATTTCTGAAAACAACCGCGTCCACGTGCTGCCCATCACTCCGACGCGCGGCCTTATCTATGACCGTAATGGCGTGGTGCTGGCCGATAACCGACCCAGCTACAACCTGACCATCACCCGCGAGCGCACCACTGACCTCAAGGGCGAACTCGACGCCATCGTCAACTTGCTGCACCTGCCTGTCGAAGACCGTGCGTTGTTCGACAAGGCCCTGAAGCAGGCACGGCACCCCTTCGTCCCCGTGACGTTGTTTTACGAGTTGACCGAAGAGCAAGTCGCATTGCTGGCGGTGAATGAGTTCCGCCTGCCAGGAGTAGATGTAGAGCCGCAATTCGTCCGTCACTACCCGCTGGGTGCGCATTTTGCCCACTCCATCGGCTATGTGGGGCGGATCAATGAGAAAGAATCCAAAGCCCTCGACTCGGTGGAGTACCGTGGCACGCAGTCCATCGGCAAAACCGGTATCGAGCGTTTCTACGAATCCGAACTGCATGGTCATGTCGGCTACGAAGAGGTCGAGACCAATGCCCAAGGCCGCGTACTCCGTGTGCTCAAGCACACCGACCCGATTCCTGGCAAAAATATCGTCCTGAGCCTCGACGTGAAGCTCCAGGAAGCTGCGGAAGAAGCCCTGGGTGATCGCCGTGGCTCAGTGGTTGCCCTCGATCCGCAAACCGGCGAAGTACTGGCCATGGTCAGTAAGCCGAGTTTTGATCCGAACCTGTTCGTCACCGGCATCAGTTTCAAGGAATATGCCGCCCTGCACGACTCCATTGACCGGCCGCTCTTCAACCGTGTCCTCCGGGGGCTCTATGCGCCGGGCTCGACCATCAAGCCGGAAGTGGCCATCGCTGGCCTCGACAGCGGTGTCGTCACCCCACAGACCCGTGTATTCGACCCCGGTTACTACCAGCTCCCCGACTTTGACCACAAATACCGCAATTGGAACCACAGCGGCGACGGCTGGGTAGACATGGACGCTGCCATCATGCGTTCCAACGACACTTACTTTTACGACCTTGCTCACAAACTCGGCATCGACCGTCTGCACGACTACCTGGCGGAGTTTGGCCTGGGCCAGAAAGTCTCCCTGGACATGTTCGAAGAGTCCGCTGGCTTGATGCCATCCCAGGCTTGGAAGCGCGCCACGCGGCGCCAACCCTGGTTCCCGGGCGAAACCGTGATCCTCGGCATTGGCCAGGGGTATATGCAAGTCACTCCGCTGCAATTGGCCCAGGCCACGGCGTTGATCGCCAACAAGGGTGTGTGGAATCGCCCGCACCTGGCCAAGACGATCAATGGTGAGCCGCCGGTGGACCAGAATCCAATGCCCAACGTCGTCCTCAAGGATCCGCGTGATTGGGAGCAGGTCAATCACGGTATGCAGTTGGTGATGCATGACCCGCGAGGTATCGCCCGGGCCGCCGCACAAGGGGCGCAATACCGCATTGCCGGCAAGAGCGGTACTGCGCAAGTGGTTGCGATCAAGCAAGGTGAGCGTTACAACCGCGAAAAAACCCTGGAGCGCCATCGCGACAACGCGTTGTTCGTTGGCTTCGCTCCGGCCGAACATCCGAAGATCGTGATTTCGGTGATGATCGAAAACGGTGAGGCCGGTGGTCGCGTCGCGGGTCCGGTGGTGCGGCAAATCATGGATGCCTGGCTACTCGACCAGGACGGTCACCTGAAGCCGCAATATGCGACGCCGGCAAAAGCGCCAGGTGACCCCCACGTCTAA
- a CDS encoding GFA family protein: MTDPLNGSCFCKGVRYQVDQLDMPISHCHCASCRKIHAAPFVATAGVMREHFRWTLGEELLASFESSPGKLRHFCSRCGSHLIAERGHQPHVIVRVATLDDDPGVRPTSHIWMAHDVPWLDHEGIEQWDEWKA, encoded by the coding sequence ATGACTGACCCATTGAATGGAAGTTGCTTCTGCAAAGGTGTCCGCTATCAGGTGGACCAGTTGGACATGCCTATCAGCCACTGCCACTGCGCAAGCTGCCGCAAAATACATGCGGCACCGTTTGTCGCCACCGCAGGAGTAATGCGCGAACATTTTCGCTGGACGCTGGGGGAGGAACTGTTGGCGTCCTTTGAATCTTCGCCGGGCAAGCTCAGGCATTTCTGCTCGCGCTGTGGCTCACATCTGATAGCAGAACGTGGGCATCAGCCCCATGTGATCGTGCGGGTGGCGACGCTGGACGATGATCCGGGCGTCAGGCCCACCTCGCACATCTGGATGGCCCATGATGTGCCCTGGCTTGACCATGAAGGCATAGAGCAATGGGACGAGTGGAAGGCATGA
- a CDS encoding SRPBCC family protein, whose translation MHVLDRIERKVLLNASRKQVWEALTNAEQFGDWFGIALKGKAFVAGETIEAPITYPGYEHVIWKAKIERILPQTLFSFWWHPFAVEKGVDYDKETPTLVEFTIEDRAPGILLRVVESGFDAVPEARRQKAFKMNSRGWDEQMGNIENYLSKTRRA comes from the coding sequence ATGCACGTATTAGATCGCATTGAGCGAAAAGTTCTGCTGAACGCTTCACGTAAACAGGTCTGGGAAGCGCTCACCAATGCCGAGCAATTCGGCGATTGGTTTGGCATCGCCCTCAAGGGCAAAGCCTTTGTGGCAGGGGAAACCATAGAGGCGCCGATTACCTACCCAGGTTACGAACACGTGATCTGGAAAGCCAAAATCGAACGCATCCTGCCGCAAACGTTGTTCTCTTTCTGGTGGCACCCCTTCGCGGTAGAAAAGGGCGTCGACTACGACAAGGAAACCCCGACACTGGTTGAATTCACCATTGAGGATCGGGCGCCGGGCATTTTGCTGCGGGTGGTTGAATCCGGTTTCGACGCGGTGCCGGAGGCTCGTCGGCAAAAAGCCTTCAAGATGAATTCCCGTGGCTGGGACGAGCAGATGGGCAATATCGAAAACTATTTGAGCAAAACACGTCGGGCGTGA
- a CDS encoding DNA polymerase II, which produces MDLQQGFVLTRHWRDTPAGTEVSFWLATDQGPRFIRLPVQTSVMFIPEAHRKPLDWLLKGERDIELRPLQLCDFHHRPVLGLYTRQHRQLMDMEKRLRAAGVDVYEADVRPPERYMMERFITAPVWFGGTPDASGALCDAQMKPAPDYRPPLKLVSLDIETTAQGDLYSIALEGCGERQVYMLGPPNKTDAVDFKLDYCDTRAQLLECLNQWLATHDPDAIIGWNVVQFDLRVLHEHAQRLNVPLMLGRGDEPMAWREHGSRNHYFAAAAGRLIIDGIEALRSATWSFESFSLENVAQTLLGEGKDISTPYQRMDEINRMFAEDKPALARYNLKDCELVTRIFEKTELLKFLLERASVTGLPADRNGGSVAAFTHLYMPLMHRQGFVAPNLGDKPPQASPGGFVMDSRPGLYESVLVLDYKSLYPSIIRSFLIDPVGLIEGLKHPDDSDSVEGFRGARFSRTRHCLPAIVARVSEGREEAKREHNAPLSQALKIIMNAFYGVLGSSGCRFFDTRLASSITMRGHQIMRQTRELVEAQGYEVIYGDTDSTFVWLGSAHSQDDASRIGQALVKHVNTWWREHLHSAFGLQSALELQYETHFSRFLMPTIRGAEEGSKKRYAGLVVRADGSEEMIYKGLETVRSDWSPLARRFQQELYQRIFHRQPHQDYIRDYVRRTLSGEFDELLIYRKRLRRQLDDYERNVPPHVRAARLADEYNDRLGRPRQYQRGGWIRYVISVNGPEPLEVRQAPIDYDHYVTRQLQPVADAILPFVSDDFSTLVGGQMGLF; this is translated from the coding sequence GTGGATTTACAGCAGGGTTTTGTCCTGACCCGGCATTGGCGCGATACCCCGGCGGGCACGGAGGTCAGTTTCTGGCTGGCCACAGACCAGGGGCCACGGTTTATCCGCCTACCCGTGCAGACCTCGGTGATGTTCATTCCCGAGGCCCATCGCAAGCCGCTGGATTGGTTGCTCAAAGGCGAACGCGATATCGAATTGCGCCCGCTGCAACTCTGCGATTTCCATCACCGCCCGGTCCTGGGCCTCTACACGCGCCAGCATCGCCAGTTGATGGACATGGAAAAACGCCTGCGCGCCGCCGGTGTCGATGTCTACGAAGCCGATGTGCGCCCGCCGGAACGCTACATGATGGAGCGTTTCATCACCGCTCCGGTCTGGTTCGGTGGGACACCGGATGCCAGTGGTGCCCTGTGCGATGCGCAGATGAAGCCCGCGCCCGACTACCGCCCGCCGCTCAAGCTGGTGTCCCTGGACATCGAGACCACCGCCCAGGGCGACCTCTATTCCATCGCCCTCGAAGGCTGCGGCGAACGCCAGGTGTACATGCTCGGCCCGCCGAACAAGACTGACGCGGTGGATTTCAAGCTCGACTACTGCGACACCCGCGCCCAACTGCTCGAATGCCTCAACCAATGGCTCGCCACCCATGACCCCGATGCAATCATCGGCTGGAATGTGGTGCAGTTCGACCTGCGCGTACTCCACGAACATGCCCAGCGCCTCAACGTACCGTTGATGCTCGGTCGCGGCGATGAGCCCATGGCCTGGCGCGAACACGGCAGCCGCAACCATTACTTCGCCGCAGCGGCGGGGCGTCTGATCATCGACGGTATCGAGGCCCTGCGTTCGGCCACCTGGAGCTTCGAATCCTTCAGCCTGGAAAACGTCGCGCAAACCCTGCTCGGCGAGGGCAAGGACATCTCCACACCGTATCAACGCATGGACGAAATCAACCGCATGTTCGCCGAGGACAAGCCCGCCCTGGCGCGTTACAACCTCAAGGACTGCGAGCTGGTCACGCGGATTTTCGAGAAGACCGAACTGCTCAAGTTCCTGCTCGAACGCGCCAGCGTCACCGGGTTGCCGGCCGACCGCAACGGCGGCTCGGTGGCGGCGTTTACCCACCTGTACATGCCGCTGATGCACCGCCAGGGCTTCGTCGCGCCGAACCTGGGCGACAAACCACCCCAGGCCAGCCCCGGCGGGTTTGTCATGGATTCGCGTCCTGGCCTCTACGAATCGGTGCTGGTGCTCGATTACAAAAGCCTTTACCCGTCGATCATCCGCAGCTTCCTGATCGACCCGGTGGGCCTGATCGAAGGCCTCAAGCACCCCGACGACAGCGACTCCGTCGAAGGCTTTCGCGGTGCACGCTTTTCTCGCACCCGGCACTGCCTGCCGGCCATCGTTGCGCGTGTCTCCGAAGGTCGCGAAGAGGCCAAGCGTGAGCACAACGCGCCGCTGTCCCAGGCGCTGAAAATCATCATGAATGCGTTCTACGGCGTACTCGGTTCCAGCGGTTGCCGCTTTTTCGATACACGACTGGCTTCGTCGATCACGATGCGCGGCCACCAGATCATGCGCCAGACCCGCGAACTGGTTGAAGCCCAGGGGTATGAGGTGATCTACGGCGACACCGACTCCACCTTCGTGTGGCTCGGCAGCGCGCATTCCCAGGACGACGCCAGCCGTATCGGCCAAGCGCTGGTCAAGCACGTCAACACCTGGTGGCGTGAGCACCTGCACAGCGCGTTCGGCCTGCAAAGTGCCCTGGAGCTGCAATACGAAACCCACTTCAGCCGCTTCCTGATGCCGACCATTCGCGGCGCGGAGGAGGGCAGCAAGAAGCGCTACGCCGGCCTGGTGGTACGTGCCGACGGCAGCGAAGAGATGATCTACAAAGGCCTGGAGACCGTACGCAGCGACTGGTCGCCCCTGGCCCGCCGGTTCCAGCAGGAACTCTACCAGCGCATCTTCCACCGCCAGCCCCATCAGGACTACATACGCGACTACGTGCGCCGCACCTTGAGCGGCGAGTTCGATGAACTGCTGATCTACCGCAAACGTCTGCGCCGTCAACTGGATGACTACGAGCGCAACGTGCCGCCCCATGTACGCGCGGCGCGCCTGGCCGATGAATACAACGACCGCCTGGGGCGCCCGCGCCAGTACCAGCGCGGCGGCTGGATCCGCTATGTGATCAGCGTCAACGGCCCCGAACCGCTGGAAGTACGCCAGGCGCCGATTGATTACGACCACTACGTCACCCGGCAATTGCAACCGGTCGCAGATGCCATCCTGCCGTTCGTGAGTGACGATTTCAGCACCCTGGTCGGCGGGCAAATGGGCTTGTTCTAA
- a CDS encoding glutathione S-transferase family protein, with amino-acid sequence MYTLYGIDESGSCMIEIALQRCAVPWRRVDAASWADGEGSDELARINPLKQVPTLVIPDGQVLTESAAILIHLGLAFPDAHLLGGDRDQIIRGLVYIAANCYSAIGIIDYPQRWVGNADEAVQAQLVAGTRRYLHQAWVVFAEQFAGQLFASNGEPNALGIMAAAVSRWDEAREALTALAPGFAQTLAQVDADPIVAPVFARHWPGWKVS; translated from the coding sequence ATGTACACACTCTATGGCATCGACGAATCCGGCTCCTGCATGATTGAAATCGCCCTGCAACGGTGCGCGGTACCATGGCGACGGGTGGACGCCGCCTCCTGGGCCGACGGCGAGGGCAGTGATGAGCTTGCCCGTATCAACCCGCTCAAACAGGTGCCCACCCTGGTTATCCCCGATGGACAGGTGCTGACGGAAAGTGCCGCGATCCTGATCCACCTGGGCCTGGCGTTTCCCGATGCGCATCTGCTGGGCGGCGACCGTGACCAGATCATCCGCGGCCTGGTGTACATCGCGGCCAATTGCTATTCGGCGATTGGCATCATTGACTACCCGCAACGCTGGGTGGGCAATGCCGATGAAGCGGTGCAGGCGCAATTGGTCGCGGGCACGCGTCGCTATCTGCATCAGGCCTGGGTGGTGTTTGCCGAACAGTTTGCCGGCCAACTGTTCGCGTCCAACGGCGAACCGAATGCGCTGGGCATCATGGCGGCGGCGGTGTCGCGCTGGGATGAGGCGCGTGAGGCCTTGACTGCCCTGGCGCCAGGCTTTGCCCAGACCCTGGCGCAGGTGGATGCCGACCCGATCGTTGCGCCTGTCTTTGCCCGCCATTGGCCGGGCTGGAAGGTCTCGTAA
- a CDS encoding DUF4174 domain-containing protein, with translation MLIRSLTLATLMAFTGPLLAADDINPLKQDLGKARPLVVVELDSGNDTLATLKKQLDEPATKQSFEERSMVFYTVKFGSIGAEGEKFAKDPKDNKKLTPPETNALIRALKLGAGSGTKVILVGKDGEKKVEKTVPPDTLDLKEFFSAIDQMPMAEKETAAAPEPEPVAPAPAKGAKPAKHAGKPAAQQLDD, from the coding sequence ATGCTCATCCGGTCGCTGACCCTGGCTACCTTGATGGCTTTTACGGGGCCGCTGTTGGCTGCTGATGATATCAACCCGCTCAAGCAGGACCTGGGCAAAGCCCGGCCACTGGTGGTGGTGGAGCTTGATTCCGGCAACGACACACTGGCGACCCTCAAGAAACAACTGGACGAGCCTGCCACCAAGCAGTCCTTTGAAGAGCGCAGCATGGTGTTCTACACCGTGAAGTTTGGCAGCATCGGTGCCGAAGGGGAGAAGTTCGCCAAGGACCCCAAGGACAACAAGAAGCTCACGCCGCCCGAGACCAATGCGCTGATCCGCGCCCTCAAACTGGGTGCCGGCAGCGGCACCAAAGTGATCCTGGTGGGCAAGGATGGCGAGAAGAAAGTCGAGAAGACCGTGCCACCGGATACCCTCGATTTGAAAGAGTTTTTCAGCGCCATCGACCAGATGCCGATGGCCGAGAAAGAAACCGCCGCCGCCCCGGAACCCGAGCCCGTTGCACCGGCTCCGGCCAAGGGCGCCAAGCCGGCGAAACACGCCGGCAAGCCCGCCGCGCAACAACTGGATGACTGA
- a CDS encoding acyltransferase family protein has translation MKNRWIQMDIAKGIGILVIVYAHSWFVATSPDLMYPILASFVLPLFFFLSGVFFKPEQPFVEMAVRKADGLLKPFFFTMLVYVIVRDVLRGQPLLPDIGGVLYASVDTIPWQALWFLPHFWVAILFSWAVLRLIQRLPLAVSCAVMLVPLLIGIWMLPWFWQLPVTLGGQTWVLPGLPFSLDITLISSACFVYGYLLRDWLRTHAGSMLTLLVSVALFAAVFLYRGDTMDLAQRRYDHWLWTSLLAVIGVYLCWALARVLMASALITRVMTYIGQSTLILLIFHGEIQHKTFDLMERLGLHAFVAACIGFVVAVVVPLLIGEVIKRVAFLRFFYFPFPLRKAAR, from the coding sequence GTGAAAAATCGCTGGATTCAAATGGATATCGCCAAGGGCATCGGCATCCTGGTGATCGTGTACGCCCACAGTTGGTTTGTCGCCACGTCGCCGGACTTGATGTACCCGATCCTGGCGTCGTTCGTACTGCCGTTGTTCTTCTTTCTGTCGGGGGTGTTTTTCAAACCTGAACAGCCGTTTGTCGAGATGGCGGTGCGTAAGGCCGACGGCCTGCTCAAGCCGTTTTTCTTCACCATGCTGGTGTATGTGATCGTGCGCGATGTGCTGCGCGGCCAACCGCTGCTGCCGGATATCGGCGGCGTGCTGTACGCCTCGGTGGACACCATCCCCTGGCAGGCGCTGTGGTTTTTGCCGCACTTCTGGGTGGCGATCCTCTTCAGTTGGGCGGTACTGCGGCTGATTCAGCGCCTGCCGCTGGCGGTGAGCTGTGCAGTGATGCTGGTGCCGCTGCTGATCGGCATCTGGATGCTGCCGTGGTTCTGGCAACTGCCGGTGACTCTCGGCGGGCAAACCTGGGTGCTGCCCGGCTTGCCCTTCAGCCTGGATATCACCCTGATCAGCAGCGCGTGTTTCGTCTACGGCTACCTGCTGCGTGACTGGCTGCGTACCCATGCGGGGTCAATGCTGACCCTGCTGGTGTCGGTGGCGCTGTTCGCGGCGGTGTTCCTCTACCGGGGCGATACCATGGACCTGGCGCAGCGTCGCTACGACCACTGGCTGTGGACCAGCCTGCTGGCGGTGATTGGGGTGTACCTGTGCTGGGCGTTGGCGCGGGTGCTGATGGCGTCGGCCCTGATCACCCGGGTCATGACCTACATCGGCCAGTCGACCCTGATCCTGCTGATCTTCCATGGGGAGATCCAGCACAAGACATTCGATTTGATGGAGCGTCTGGGGCTGCACGCGTTTGTCGCGGCCTGCATCGGTTTTGTGGTGGCGGTAGTGGTGCCGTTGTTGATCGGGGAAGTGATCAAGCGGGTGGCATTCCTGCGGTTTTTCTACTTTCCATTTCCGCTGCGCAAGGCTGCCAGATAA
- a CDS encoding lipid II flippase MurJ, which translates to MLGSAAWLTLATLVGLCLGFAREWLLVAAWGAGERSDAFLIALFLPEALRMSLAGGVLSAAALPLYLQRKHGERLEWLAVLFPALLLIALVISLLLTLLAPWLVQMLGPGLADTATVLASSNLQIVAWCVPGLMLHGLFSIPLQASERFVLAGLGSLLFNLPPVTYLALAGTTSQPHALALACLAGSLLMPLALLPSVWRQGWRPWRWQLSVAPLRELGQRIGPLLLSNGASQGLALIERLVASLLGEGAVTWVNLARKLMNLPLIALMSLNQVLLGMMSRRQGDERLALLKRGLETASVLTLPAGVGLVAAAPSLVALLLPRQSADSPLPLLLAWFAVPLVFGAWNALLARYAYAAGDTRQPLRCELLGSLVNVLLLGALPWVFGLAGIPLAALAGVLCTALLLMQRQALLDALPWARHWLLSALLMGLAALMLFGIEGVWLQLGLSTLAGAVVLLGMGLWLKPWRKA; encoded by the coding sequence ATGCTCGGCTCTGCCGCCTGGCTGACATTGGCGACCCTGGTGGGCCTGTGCCTGGGATTTGCCCGTGAATGGCTGCTGGTGGCGGCCTGGGGCGCCGGAGAGCGCAGCGATGCCTTCCTGATCGCGCTGTTTTTGCCGGAAGCGCTGCGCATGTCGTTGGCCGGCGGTGTGCTGAGCGCCGCCGCGCTGCCGTTGTACCTGCAACGCAAGCATGGCGAACGCCTGGAGTGGCTGGCGGTGCTGTTCCCGGCGTTGCTGCTGATCGCGCTGGTCATCAGCCTGCTGCTGACGCTGTTGGCACCGTGGCTGGTGCAAATGCTCGGCCCGGGGTTGGCCGACACCGCCACAGTCTTGGCCAGCAGCAACCTGCAGATCGTCGCCTGGTGTGTGCCGGGCTTGATGTTGCATGGGCTGTTCAGCATTCCCTTGCAGGCCAGCGAACGTTTTGTCCTCGCGGGGCTGGGCTCGTTGCTGTTCAACCTGCCGCCGGTGACGTACCTCGCCCTCGCGGGCACTACCAGCCAACCGCACGCGCTGGCCCTGGCCTGCCTGGCCGGCAGCCTGTTGATGCCGCTGGCGCTGTTGCCGTCGGTGTGGCGCCAAGGCTGGCGGCCATGGCGCTGGCAACTGAGCGTCGCACCCTTGCGGGAGCTGGGCCAGCGCATCGGACCGCTGTTGCTGAGCAATGGCGCCAGCCAGGGGTTGGCGCTGATCGAGCGGCTGGTGGCATCGCTGCTGGGCGAAGGCGCGGTGACCTGGGTCAACCTGGCGCGCAAGCTGATGAACCTGCCGCTGATTGCGCTGATGAGTCTCAACCAGGTACTGCTGGGCATGATGAGCCGCCGTCAGGGCGATGAGCGCCTGGCCCTGCTCAAGCGCGGCCTGGAAACCGCCAGCGTACTGACCCTGCCTGCCGGTGTCGGCCTGGTGGCGGCAGCCCCGAGCCTGGTGGCGCTGCTGCTGCCCAGGCAATCGGCGGATTCGCCGTTGCCGCTGCTGCTGGCCTGGTTTGCCGTGCCGTTGGTGTTCGGCGCCTGGAACGCCTTGCTCGCGCGCTATGCCTACGCCGCCGGCGATACGCGCCAGCCGCTGCGCTGCGAGTTGCTCGGCAGCCTGGTCAACGTGTTGTTGCTGGGAGCGCTGCCCTGGGTGTTCGGCCTGGCCGGCATCCCCTTGGCCGCACTGGCCGGCGTGCTCTGCACCGCACTGTTGCTGATGCAGCGCCAGGCCTTGCTCGACGCCCTGCCCTGGGCCCGGCACTGGCTGCTCAGTGCACTGCTGATGGGGCTGGCGGCGCTGATGCTGTTTGGTATTGAGGGCGTGTGGCTGCAACTGGGGCTGAGCACCCTGGCGGGCGCCGTGGTGCTGCTCGGCATGGGGCTGTGGCTCAAGCCGTGGCGCAAGGCATGA
- a CDS encoding O-antigen ligase family protein has translation MNLVSLVAILFGLLFGALALLLSPAKAFLAVVGLAGAVTILRFPFWGLLLFALIATFMPYSTLNLGIRSTVSEAILALTWGAVLWHNFLARLPDTPSLTRRPTDQMLLWLMLFSVFPFIVGQVTVHADSSGVANWLRWLLSLSAVFLCARLLVDRKQRESLVIALLLGSLAMLVLSIAVFVRTRSGAGIAPILALFNYGNFDMLKFGLEAMSSRMGSPWMHPNAIGGIMALLLPLAFCFGVTEQGWKRALGLGVACLGAAALLLASSRGAMVSLALVLVWMATRRVPYTGRLLMIGAALTVALVMAYPPLQERLATIFSSDNASTEVRFDEYRMFPQAVVSYPFGIGFKVDPPVPGTHLLGISNLWLNFIYKTGIVGMLFFVAVTVRWWREARPQKGPIRLTKDNALWLGTTGGILSALVSGLFDHYFSFAVVMVALFWLMVGINVLEARRLFPARLPQVKTVAYRKHLRDGARP, from the coding sequence GTGAACCTGGTAAGCCTCGTCGCGATCCTCTTCGGCCTGCTGTTTGGCGCTCTCGCCCTGTTGCTGTCGCCGGCCAAGGCGTTTCTCGCCGTAGTCGGCCTGGCCGGGGCGGTGACCATCCTGCGCTTTCCGTTCTGGGGCCTGTTGCTGTTTGCCCTGATCGCCACGTTCATGCCGTACTCGACCCTCAACCTGGGGATCCGCAGCACCGTCAGCGAAGCGATCCTGGCCCTGACCTGGGGCGCGGTGCTGTGGCACAACTTCCTGGCCCGCCTGCCCGATACGCCCAGCCTGACCCGCCGCCCCACCGACCAGATGCTGCTGTGGCTGATGCTGTTCAGCGTGTTCCCGTTCATCGTCGGCCAAGTCACCGTCCACGCCGACAGCAGCGGCGTGGCCAACTGGCTGCGCTGGTTGCTGAGCCTGTCGGCAGTGTTTCTCTGCGCCAGGTTGCTGGTGGACCGCAAGCAGCGTGAATCCTTGGTCATCGCCCTGTTGCTGGGCAGCCTGGCGATGCTGGTGCTGTCGATTGCGGTGTTCGTGCGCACGCGCTCCGGGGCGGGCATTGCGCCGATTCTGGCGTTGTTCAACTACGGCAACTTCGACATGTTGAAATTCGGCCTGGAGGCCATGTCTTCGCGCATGGGTTCGCCGTGGATGCACCCGAATGCCATCGGCGGAATCATGGCATTGCTGCTGCCCCTGGCCTTCTGCTTCGGCGTGACCGAACAGGGCTGGAAACGTGCGCTGGGCCTGGGCGTCGCCTGCCTGGGCGCGGCCGCGTTGCTGTTGGCCAGCAGCCGCGGCGCGATGGTCAGCCTGGCGTTGGTGCTGGTGTGGATGGCTACGCGCCGCGTGCCCTACACCGGGCGCCTGCTGATGATCGGCGCGGCGCTGACCGTGGCACTGGTAATGGCCTACCCACCGTTACAGGAACGCCTGGCGACGATTTTCTCGTCGGACAACGCCAGTACCGAAGTGCGGTTCGACGAGTACCGCATGTTCCCGCAGGCGGTGGTGTCCTATCCGTTCGGGATCGGCTTCAAGGTTGACCCGCCGGTACCGGGTACCCACCTGCTGGGGATCTCCAACCTGTGGCTGAACTTCATCTACAAGACCGGCATCGTCGGCATGCTGTTCTTTGTGGCGGTGACCGTGCGCTGGTGGCGTGAGGCGCGTCCGCAAAAAGGCCCGATCCGCCTGACCAAGGACAATGCCCTGTGGCTGGGCACCACCGGCGGGATTCTGTCGGCGCTGGTCAGCGGCCTGTTCGACCACTACTTCAGTTTTGCGGTGGTGATGGTGGCGTTGTTCTGGCTGATGGTGGGCATCAATGTACTGGAGGCGCGGCGGTTGTTTCCGGCGCGGCTGCCGCAAGTGAAGACCGTGGCCTACCGCAAACACCTGCGTGATGGGGCACGGCCCTGA